The following are encoded together in the Actinoplanes sp. N902-109 genome:
- a CDS encoding acetate kinase — protein MKILVLNSGSSSVKYRLFDAGETVAKGLIERIGEPGGDAADHSEALRRVMESVDLSGLGAVGHRVVHGGSVFGSATVVDDDVVEAVEELVPLAPLHNPAALSGIAVARKLLPDVPQVAVFDTAFHQSIPPSGVTYAVDAGLAARWQIRRYGFHGTSHAYVARQTAELLGRPVADTKVITLHLGNGASACAVAGGRSVATSMGMSPQSGLVMGTRSGDVDPTVIFHLHRVAGLPLDEIERSLTRFAGLQGLAGDNDMRTIQRRRDEGDAAATLAFDVYCRRVKEYVGMYLAVLGGADAVTFTAGVGENSPAVRAAALDGLAALGITVDPGRNARGDRVISPDGAPVAVCVVPTDEEAEIARQTEEVSSGQARR, from the coding sequence ATGAAGATCCTGGTGCTCAACTCGGGGTCCTCATCGGTCAAGTACCGGCTCTTCGACGCCGGCGAGACGGTGGCCAAGGGCCTGATCGAGCGGATCGGTGAGCCCGGCGGCGACGCGGCCGACCACAGCGAGGCGCTGCGCCGGGTGATGGAGTCGGTCGACCTGTCCGGGCTCGGTGCGGTCGGGCACCGGGTGGTGCACGGCGGCAGCGTGTTCGGCTCGGCCACGGTGGTCGACGACGACGTGGTCGAGGCGGTCGAGGAGCTGGTGCCGCTCGCCCCGCTGCACAACCCCGCGGCCCTCAGCGGCATCGCGGTGGCCCGCAAGCTGCTGCCGGACGTGCCGCAGGTGGCCGTGTTCGACACCGCCTTCCACCAGAGCATCCCGCCGTCCGGGGTGACCTATGCGGTCGATGCCGGGCTGGCGGCGCGCTGGCAGATCCGGCGCTACGGCTTCCACGGCACCTCGCACGCCTACGTGGCCCGGCAGACCGCGGAACTGCTCGGCCGGCCGGTCGCCGACACCAAGGTGATCACCTTGCACCTCGGCAACGGCGCCAGCGCGTGCGCGGTGGCCGGCGGCCGCAGTGTGGCCACCTCGATGGGCATGTCCCCGCAGTCCGGGCTGGTCATGGGCACCCGCAGCGGGGACGTGGACCCGACGGTGATCTTCCACCTGCACCGGGTTGCGGGGCTGCCGCTGGACGAGATCGAACGGTCGCTCACCCGGTTCGCCGGGTTGCAGGGGTTGGCCGGCGACAACGACATGCGCACGATCCAGCGCCGCCGCGACGAGGGCGACGCGGCTGCCACGCTGGCGTTCGACGTCTATTGCCGGCGCGTCAAGGAGTACGTCGGGATGTACCTGGCCGTGCTGGGCGGCGCCGACGCCGTCACCTTCACCGCCGGGGTGGGGGAGAACTCGCCGGCTGTGCGGGCCGCCGCACTCGACGGCCTGGCCGCGCTCGGCATCACCGTCGACCCCGGACGCAACGCCCGCGGCGATCGCGTCATCTCACCGGACGGTGCCCCGGTCGCGGTGTGCGTGGTCCCCACCGACGAGGAGGCGGAGATCGCCCGGCAGACCGAGGAGGTCAGCTCAGGGCAAGCCAGGCGATGA
- a CDS encoding nucleotidyltransferase domain-containing protein: MNEQLSVIEQIVRVTTAAGLDVWLRGGWAMDFFLGEVTRPHVDIDFFCRATDADRLAGLLHGLGCRDDPGPPAAQQRDFRTPAGVEISFALLTFDPQGCPTVGGGPYAGERWPSDLLDGPPGFLGGVECRIVAPRAQIEIKRMMPVWVPGMRRRAKDAEDIARLTAALSAGGRPLSCRTRRPS, from the coding sequence GTGAACGAGCAGCTCTCCGTGATCGAGCAGATCGTGCGGGTGACTACCGCCGCCGGTCTGGATGTCTGGCTGCGCGGCGGCTGGGCGATGGATTTCTTCCTCGGTGAGGTGACCCGGCCCCATGTGGACATCGACTTCTTCTGCCGGGCTACGGATGCCGACCGGCTGGCCGGTCTGCTGCACGGGCTCGGCTGTCGCGACGATCCCGGGCCGCCGGCCGCGCAGCAGCGCGACTTCCGCACCCCGGCAGGCGTCGAGATCAGCTTCGCCCTGCTCACCTTCGACCCGCAGGGCTGTCCCACGGTCGGCGGTGGTCCGTACGCGGGGGAACGCTGGCCGAGCGATCTCCTGGACGGACCGCCGGGCTTCCTCGGCGGGGTCGAGTGCCGCATCGTCGCGCCCCGGGCCCAGATCGAGATCAAGCGGATGATGCCGGTCTGGGTGCCCGGGATGCGCCGCCGCGCCAAGGACGCCGAGGACATCGCCCGGCTGACGGCGGCGCTCAGTGCAGGTGGTCGACCGCTATCTTGCCGAACACGTCGCCCGAGTTGA
- a CDS encoding zinc-binding dehydrogenase has protein sequence MRAAYASATKPDEPLAALTVGEQPEPSPPDGWVTVDVRASSLNHHELWSLRGVGLPADRLPMILGCDASGVDPDGNEVVIHSVIEDAGDPRGFSLLSERWPGTLAERVAVPAANLVPKPAGISFLDAACLPTAWLTAYHMLTTRGRVSSAEAVLVQGAGGGVATAAVVLAAALGKRVYATSRDAAKRERIAALGATAVEPGARLPERVGVVIESVGAPTFEHSLKCAAPGARIVVCGATGGPFPKIDLRRVFMMQLDILGSTMGTADELAALLALCVEKNVRPVIDSTYGFSAVADAFARLNSGDVFGKIAVDHLH, from the coding sequence ATGCGTGCCGCCTATGCCAGTGCCACGAAACCGGACGAGCCGCTCGCCGCGCTCACCGTCGGCGAGCAGCCCGAGCCCAGCCCGCCGGACGGCTGGGTGACGGTGGACGTGCGGGCCAGCTCGCTCAACCACCACGAGCTCTGGTCACTGCGCGGCGTCGGGCTGCCCGCCGACCGGCTCCCGATGATCCTGGGCTGCGATGCGTCCGGTGTGGACCCGGACGGCAACGAGGTCGTCATCCACTCGGTGATCGAGGACGCGGGCGATCCCCGCGGCTTCTCGCTGCTCTCCGAGCGCTGGCCGGGCACGCTGGCCGAACGTGTCGCGGTGCCCGCGGCCAACCTGGTGCCCAAGCCGGCCGGCATCTCGTTCCTCGACGCGGCGTGCCTGCCGACCGCCTGGCTGACGGCCTATCACATGCTCACGACCCGGGGCCGCGTGTCGTCCGCGGAGGCGGTGCTGGTGCAGGGTGCGGGCGGCGGCGTGGCGACGGCCGCGGTGGTGCTGGCGGCGGCGCTCGGCAAGCGGGTCTACGCGACCAGCCGGGACGCCGCCAAGCGCGAGCGGATCGCCGCGCTCGGCGCCACGGCGGTCGAGCCGGGGGCCCGGCTGCCCGAGCGGGTCGGGGTGGTCATCGAGTCGGTGGGCGCGCCCACCTTCGAGCACTCCCTCAAGTGCGCGGCCCCGGGTGCCCGCATCGTGGTCTGCGGCGCCACCGGCGGCCCGTTCCCCAAGATCGACCTGCGCCGGGTCTTCATGATGCAGCTCGACATCCTGGGCAGCACCATGGGTACGGCCGACGAGCTCGCCGCCCTGCTGGCCCTCTGCGTCGAGAAGAACGTCCGGCCGGTGATCGACTCGACCTACGGCTTCTCGGCGGTGGCCGATGCGTTCGCCCGGCTCAACTCGGGCGACGTGTTCGGCAAGATAGCGGTCGACCACCTGCACTGA
- a CDS encoding NADP-dependent malic enzyme gives MTFFSFELDPALAADPVFDRHRHGKMAIAATVPLASRDDLALAYTPGVARVCTAIAESPGLAADYTWTGNTVAVVSDGSAVLGLGNIGPKAAMPVMEGKAVLFKQFGGVDAVPVCLDTQDVEGIIAVVKALGPSFGGINLEDISAPRCFEIERRLDEALDIPVFHDDQHGTAIVVLAALRNAVTLLNRRFADLRVVVSGAGAAGVAITETLIAAGVHGANIIVCDSQGIIAADRPGLSPVKAALAAQTNYSGRTGGIQEALIGADVLIGVSGGTIPESALAGMAPNAVIFGLANPTPEVMPVVAHKYAAIVATGRSDFPNQINNVLAFPGIFRGALDARASRITSRMKMAAADAIAEIVAAELRPDLIVPSALDPRVAPAVAAAVARTAERDGVARLIPVSPAPALGGAAVAG, from the coding sequence GTGACCTTCTTCAGTTTCGAGCTCGACCCTGCCCTGGCCGCCGATCCCGTCTTCGACCGGCACCGGCACGGCAAGATGGCGATCGCCGCGACCGTGCCACTGGCCAGCCGGGACGACCTGGCGCTGGCCTACACCCCCGGCGTGGCCCGGGTCTGCACCGCCATCGCCGAGTCACCCGGCCTGGCCGCCGACTACACCTGGACCGGCAACACGGTCGCGGTGGTCAGCGACGGCTCGGCCGTGCTGGGGCTGGGCAACATCGGCCCCAAGGCGGCGATGCCCGTGATGGAGGGCAAGGCGGTGCTGTTCAAGCAGTTCGGCGGCGTCGACGCGGTGCCGGTCTGTCTGGACACCCAGGATGTCGAGGGCATCATCGCGGTGGTCAAGGCGCTCGGCCCGTCGTTCGGCGGGATCAACCTGGAGGACATCAGCGCGCCCCGCTGCTTCGAGATCGAGCGCCGGCTGGACGAGGCGCTGGACATCCCGGTCTTCCACGACGACCAGCACGGTACGGCCATCGTGGTGCTCGCCGCCCTGCGCAACGCGGTCACCCTGCTCAACCGCCGCTTCGCCGACCTGCGCGTGGTGGTCAGCGGCGCCGGGGCGGCCGGGGTCGCCATCACCGAGACGCTGATCGCCGCCGGGGTGCACGGCGCGAACATCATCGTCTGCGACTCGCAGGGCATCATCGCGGCCGACCGGCCCGGGCTCAGCCCGGTGAAGGCGGCGCTCGCGGCGCAGACCAACTACTCCGGGCGTACCGGGGGCATCCAGGAGGCGCTGATCGGAGCGGACGTTCTGATCGGGGTCTCGGGCGGGACCATCCCGGAGAGCGCGCTGGCCGGCATGGCGCCGAACGCGGTGATCTTCGGTCTGGCCAACCCGACGCCGGAGGTCATGCCGGTCGTCGCGCACAAGTACGCGGCGATTGTCGCGACCGGGCGCAGCGACTTCCCCAACCAGATCAACAACGTGCTGGCGTTCCCGGGCATCTTCCGCGGCGCCCTGGACGCCCGGGCCTCCAGGATCACCAGCCGGATGAAGATGGCCGCCGCCGACGCGATCGCCGAGATCGTCGCGGCCGAGCTGCGGCCCGACCTGATCGTGCCGTCGGCGCTGGACCCGCGGGTCGCCCCGGCGGTGGCGGCAGCGGTGGCCCGCACCGCCGAGCGGGACGGGGTGGCCCGGCTGATCCCGGTGTCCCCGGCCCCGGCTCTGGGTGGCGCCGCTGTGGCCGGGTGA
- a CDS encoding S26 family signal peptidase has product MRLQLPLFAVAVHGPSMAPTLRTGDALVVHRTRRVRTGDVVVATFRSRPGLLVVKRALREQDGGWWIQGDNEFVTDDSRAFGVADVLGRVVFRYWPRPGKLG; this is encoded by the coding sequence ATGAGGTTGCAACTACCGCTGTTCGCCGTGGCGGTGCACGGGCCCTCCATGGCGCCCACCCTCCGTACCGGGGATGCCCTGGTCGTGCACCGGACCCGACGGGTCCGCACCGGCGATGTGGTGGTCGCCACCTTCCGCTCACGGCCCGGGCTGCTGGTGGTGAAGCGGGCCCTGCGGGAACAGGACGGCGGGTGGTGGATCCAGGGGGACAACGAGTTCGTCACCGACGACTCGCGGGCGTTCGGGGTGGCCGACGTCCTCGGACGGGTGGTGTTTCGCTACTGGCCACGGCCCGGCAAGCTGGGCTAG
- the sodN gene encoding superoxide dismutase, Ni → MRLPRFFTPRTVVSAHCDLPCGVYDPAQARIEAESVKAIAEKYQANTDPEFRTRAILIKEQRAELVKHHLWVLWTDYFKAPHFEKYPQLNQLFNEATKLAGASGAKGSMDPAVGDQLLAKIEEISKIFWETKQA, encoded by the coding sequence ATGCGACTTCCGCGTTTCTTCACGCCGCGCACTGTGGTCAGCGCGCACTGCGACCTGCCGTGCGGGGTTTACGACCCGGCGCAGGCCCGCATCGAGGCGGAGTCGGTGAAGGCCATCGCCGAGAAGTACCAGGCGAACACCGACCCCGAGTTCCGCACCCGCGCCATCCTCATCAAGGAGCAGCGCGCCGAGCTGGTCAAGCACCACCTGTGGGTGCTCTGGACGGACTACTTCAAGGCTCCGCACTTCGAGAAGTACCCGCAGCTCAACCAGCTGTTCAACGAGGCCACCAAGCTGGCCGGGGCGTCCGGCGCCAAGGGTTCGATGGACCCGGCCGTCGGCGACCAACTCCTGGCCAAGATCGAGGAGATCTCCAAGATCTTCTGGGAGACCAAGCAGGCGTGA
- a CDS encoding GNAT family N-acetyltransferase: MSSATIRPVRRSDVPAVVSLVHELATYERAPESCHLTEEQLTAALFGPAPALFGHVAVDDSDTPYGMALWFLNFSTWEGGHGIYLEDLYVSPGHRQTGAGEALIAELARICVERGYHRLEWVMIEWNPAASFFARLGAAPSRNWLPYRLTGSALGRLAERASAARR; the protein is encoded by the coding sequence GTGAGCTCTGCAACCATCCGGCCGGTACGTCGCTCCGACGTGCCGGCCGTGGTCTCTCTGGTGCACGAGCTCGCCACGTACGAGCGTGCACCGGAGTCCTGCCACCTCACCGAGGAGCAGCTGACCGCCGCGTTGTTCGGCCCGGCCCCCGCACTGTTCGGGCATGTTGCCGTGGACGACAGCGACACTCCTTACGGCATGGCGCTCTGGTTCCTCAACTTCTCGACCTGGGAGGGCGGCCACGGGATCTATCTCGAGGACCTCTATGTCAGCCCTGGTCACCGGCAGACCGGGGCCGGCGAGGCGCTGATCGCCGAGCTGGCCCGGATCTGCGTCGAGCGGGGCTACCACCGGCTCGAGTGGGTCATGATCGAGTGGAATCCGGCCGCTTCGTTCTTCGCCCGGCTGGGCGCCGCCCCCAGCCGGAACTGGCTGCCCTATCGGCTGACCGGTTCCGCCCTCGGCCGACTCGCCGAGCGAGCATCGGCCGCCAGGCGATAG
- a CDS encoding ATP-binding protein, which produces MTQLETTHPGPAFGDDVVLLTVPADGGYLGVLRTATAGLAARLHFALDEIEDLRIAVDEACAMLLAIATRDAELECRFTVTEDALTVEVTVSTVKGAKLPSESSFAWKVLTALTTSAQAEATGRHATIRLLTRRTEF; this is translated from the coding sequence GTGACGCAGCTGGAGACAACGCATCCGGGGCCGGCGTTCGGTGACGACGTCGTGCTGCTCACGGTGCCCGCCGACGGTGGCTATCTCGGTGTGCTCCGCACTGCCACCGCGGGCCTGGCGGCGCGGCTGCACTTCGCACTGGACGAGATCGAGGATCTTCGCATCGCGGTCGACGAGGCGTGCGCCATGCTGCTCGCGATCGCGACCCGCGATGCCGAGCTGGAGTGCCGGTTCACGGTCACCGAGGACGCCCTCACCGTCGAGGTGACCGTGTCGACCGTCAAGGGGGCCAAGCTGCCGTCGGAGTCGTCGTTCGCGTGGAAGGTGCTGACCGCGCTGACCACCTCGGCGCAGGCCGAGGCGACCGGCCGGCACGCGACGATCCGCCTGCTCACCCGGCGCACCGAGTTCTGA
- a CDS encoding FadR/GntR family transcriptional regulator: MTGSTVRPPAYQLLADELRAEITSGRLQPGERLPPEPELCVRSGVSRSTVREALRLLASQHLIVTTRGVTGGSFVAHPDAEQLSEALSTGLTLLTNSAEVGFADLLELRRALEVPAAGLAAERRSDAQLIELRGTLFDPHLDELTTMMTAHAEFHSIIASATGNPLFELVTRPLYHVTYGEDVVEALPDGYWARIDADHREMLSCIRNGDADEAMATSRRHLDYIAWANAA; encoded by the coding sequence GTGACCGGTTCGACGGTTCGCCCACCGGCATATCAACTTCTCGCGGACGAGCTGCGCGCGGAGATCACGTCGGGACGACTGCAACCGGGTGAACGGCTACCACCCGAGCCGGAGCTGTGCGTCCGGTCCGGGGTCAGCCGCAGCACGGTGCGTGAGGCGCTGCGGCTGCTGGCCAGCCAGCACCTGATCGTCACGACCCGCGGGGTCACCGGCGGCAGCTTCGTCGCCCATCCGGACGCCGAGCAGCTGTCCGAGGCGCTGTCCACCGGGCTGACCCTGCTGACCAACTCGGCCGAGGTGGGCTTCGCCGACCTGCTGGAGCTGCGCCGGGCGCTCGAGGTGCCGGCGGCCGGCCTGGCGGCCGAGCGACGTTCCGACGCCCAGCTCATCGAGCTGCGCGGCACGCTGTTCGACCCGCACCTGGACGAGCTGACCACGATGATGACCGCGCATGCCGAGTTCCACTCGATCATCGCGTCGGCCACCGGCAACCCGTTGTTCGAGCTGGTCACCCGGCCGCTCTACCACGTGACGTACGGCGAGGACGTGGTCGAGGCGCTGCCGGACGGCTACTGGGCGCGGATCGACGCCGACCATCGGGAGATGTTGTCCTGCATCCGTAACGGCGACGCCGACGAGGCCATGGCCACCAGCCGGCGACACCTGGACTACATCGCCTGGGCCAACGCCGCCTGA
- a CDS encoding diacylglycerol kinase family protein yields the protein MRALLVVNPKATTTTERSRDVLVRALGSQLELTVEYTRKRGHAASLARAAAESGVDLVVSLGGDGTVNEVVNGLMTAGHVLTSPGTSPAFRLPALAVVPGGSTNVFARALGLPRDWVEGTGVILDGLRSGRHRVIGLGRADDRYFTFTAGLGLDAAVTRRVEQARLRGRTSTPALYVRSLIGQVLSGEDRKAPPLSIERPGEETELGLGTVIIQNTAPWTYVGDRPINPNPQASFDRGLDVLAVRSLGVATTTRTVTQMSLRHAEPRGRNLLRLHDQAEFTVVAARPQSFQLDGDYLGERQKVHFLSVPEALRVIC from the coding sequence ATGCGAGCGCTTCTGGTGGTGAATCCCAAGGCCACCACGACCACCGAGCGGAGCCGGGACGTGCTGGTCCGGGCGTTGGGCAGCCAGCTCGAGCTGACCGTGGAATACACCCGCAAGCGCGGCCATGCCGCCTCGCTCGCTCGCGCGGCCGCCGAGAGCGGGGTGGACCTGGTCGTCTCGCTCGGCGGGGACGGCACGGTCAACGAGGTCGTCAACGGCCTGATGACTGCCGGGCACGTGCTGACCTCACCCGGCACCTCACCCGCGTTCCGGTTGCCGGCCCTCGCAGTGGTGCCCGGCGGCTCGACCAACGTGTTCGCCCGCGCCCTCGGCCTGCCGCGCGACTGGGTCGAGGGCACCGGCGTGATTCTGGACGGGCTGCGCTCGGGCCGGCACCGGGTGATCGGGCTGGGGCGCGCCGACGACCGCTATTTCACCTTCACCGCCGGGCTGGGTCTGGACGCCGCGGTGACCCGGCGGGTGGAACAGGCGCGTCTGCGCGGCCGGACGTCCACCCCGGCGCTCTATGTGCGGTCGCTGATCGGGCAGGTGCTGTCGGGTGAGGATCGCAAAGCGCCGCCGCTTTCCATCGAGCGTCCGGGTGAGGAAACCGAGCTCGGTCTCGGCACTGTCATCATCCAGAACACCGCGCCGTGGACATATGTGGGCGACCGTCCGATCAACCCCAATCCGCAGGCATCGTTCGACCGGGGGCTTGACGTCCTGGCGGTTCGAAGCCTAGGCGTGGCTACCACAACACGCACAGTAACCCAGATGAGCCTTCGCCACGCCGAGCCACGCGGGCGCAACCTCCTGCGGTTGCACGACCAAGCGGAGTTCACCGTCGTCGCGGCACGGCCCCAGTCGTTCCAACTTGATGGGGACTACCTCGGAGAACGCCAGAAGGTGCACTTTCTGTCCGTTCCCGAAGCGCTGCGTGTGATCTGCTGA
- a CDS encoding WhiB family transcriptional regulator, which yields MDWRHDAICRDEDPELFFPIGTSGPALLQVEQAKAVCRRCPVTESCLQWALESGQDAGVWGGMSEDERRAVKRRGGLRITAPTA from the coding sequence ATGGACTGGCGCCACGATGCGATCTGCCGCGACGAGGACCCGGAGCTGTTCTTCCCGATCGGGACGTCCGGCCCCGCGCTCCTGCAGGTCGAGCAGGCCAAGGCCGTGTGCCGCCGGTGCCCCGTGACCGAGTCCTGCTTGCAGTGGGCACTCGAGTCCGGTCAGGACGCCGGCGTATGGGGCGGTATGAGCGAGGACGAGCGCCGCGCGGTGAAGCGCCGGGGCGGTCTGCGTATCACGGCTCCCACCGCCTGA
- a CDS encoding sirohydrochlorin chelatase: MRSARMSLAVVLVAHGSRDPRAAAATEALARAVSADNPGWDVRTSYLDHSTPQPRQVLASFAGAGHRRTVMVPLLLTAAYHGRVDVPAEITAARAAGVRLDVELADVLGPVAGVVPPLLVDGLLARLGELGGLDALVLTAAGTRNATARLTVVETAAALTARTGLPCEVAYASAAPPLSGDAVRSLRAAGHPRVGLASYFLAPGLLWDATVASARDAGVQVVADPLTDTPALAALVAARVTAAARWTPLYAA; this comes from the coding sequence ATGCGGTCTGCACGTATGAGCCTTGCCGTCGTCCTCGTCGCGCACGGCAGCCGGGACCCCCGGGCCGCCGCGGCGACGGAGGCGCTGGCCCGGGCGGTGTCCGCGGACAACCCCGGGTGGGACGTCCGCACGTCGTACCTCGACCACAGCACGCCCCAGCCCCGCCAGGTCCTCGCGTCGTTCGCCGGGGCCGGTCACCGGCGCACGGTCATGGTGCCGCTGCTGCTGACCGCGGCCTACCACGGGCGGGTCGACGTGCCGGCGGAGATCACGGCGGCGCGCGCCGCCGGCGTACGGCTCGATGTGGAACTCGCCGACGTCCTGGGTCCGGTCGCCGGGGTGGTCCCGCCGCTGCTGGTGGACGGCCTGCTGGCCCGGCTCGGCGAGCTCGGCGGGCTGGACGCGCTGGTGCTGACCGCGGCGGGCACCCGGAACGCCACCGCCCGGCTGACCGTGGTGGAGACGGCCGCTGCCCTGACCGCCCGCACCGGTCTGCCGTGTGAGGTCGCGTACGCCTCGGCCGCCCCTCCGCTGTCCGGCGACGCGGTGCGTTCCCTGCGAGCCGCCGGCCACCCGCGGGTGGGCCTCGCCTCGTACTTCCTCGCGCCCGGGCTGTTGTGGGACGCGACTGTGGCCTCGGCACGGGATGCCGGTGTGCAGGTCGTGGCCGATCCGCTCACTGACACTCCCGCTCTGGCCGCCCTGGTCGCTGCGCGCGTCACCGCTGCCGCGCGGTGGACCCCGCTCTACGCCGCCTGA
- a CDS encoding phosphoadenylyl-sulfate reductase translates to MTVVAAADLGLVNLGFSAPADATRRSRTELQALAAEGAELLKEAPAEEIARWAATTFGERFCVTSSMADAVVAHLFSRVAPGVDVVFLDTGLHFPETLKVRDIVARTMNVNVRSIRPRMTVGQQDGEFGPRLFARSPDECCFLRKVEPLERALSEYDSWATGLRRDESPTRANTPVVAFDAKKGKVKVNPIAAWTQADVDSYIARWNVPVNELFKKGYGSIGCWPCTRRTKAGEDPRAGRWAMFEKTECGLHV, encoded by the coding sequence ATGACTGTGGTGGCTGCAGCTGACCTCGGCCTCGTCAATCTCGGCTTCTCGGCTCCGGCCGATGCCACCCGCCGCTCGCGCACCGAGCTGCAGGCCCTCGCCGCCGAGGGTGCCGAGCTGCTCAAGGAAGCGCCGGCGGAGGAGATCGCGCGCTGGGCCGCGACGACGTTCGGCGAGCGGTTCTGCGTGACCAGCTCGATGGCCGACGCCGTGGTCGCGCATCTGTTCTCGCGCGTCGCCCCCGGCGTCGACGTGGTGTTCCTCGACACCGGCCTGCACTTCCCCGAAACGCTCAAGGTTCGCGACATCGTCGCCCGGACCATGAACGTGAACGTCCGCTCGATCCGCCCGCGGATGACGGTCGGCCAGCAGGACGGCGAGTTCGGCCCGCGGCTGTTCGCCCGCAGTCCCGACGAGTGCTGCTTCCTGCGCAAGGTCGAGCCGCTCGAGCGTGCGTTGTCCGAGTACGACTCCTGGGCCACCGGCCTGCGCCGCGACGAGTCGCCGACCCGGGCGAACACCCCGGTGGTGGCGTTCGACGCCAAGAAGGGCAAGGTCAAGGTCAACCCCATCGCGGCCTGGACCCAGGCCGACGTGGACAGCTACATCGCGCGCTGGAACGTCCCGGTCAACGAGCTCTTCAAGAAGGGGTACGGGTCGATCGGCTGCTGGCCGTGCACCCGGCGCACCAAGGCCGGCGAGGACCCGCGGGCCGGCCGCTGGGCCATGTTCGAGAAGACCGAATGCGGTCTGCACGTATGA